Genomic segment of Glutamicibacter sp. JL.03c:
CTCAGCGCCGAGTTCCGCATCCGCATCTTCTACATATTCTTCAGGGGAGTGGGAGATGCCGTTGGGGTTGCGAACAAAAATCATGGCGCTTGGTACGTGCCCTGCCAGGACTCCAGCATCATGCCCCGCACCTGTATCGAGTACCGGAGCGTTGGGAAGCGCCAACCCAAGTTGTCCTGAAAGCTTTGCATCAAAACTTACAGTTGGACTCAATGATTCTTGGGAGAATTCGAGGGTGCAGCCCTCTTCTGCCGCGATGAGACGCGCTGATTCATGGATCTCCTGCACTACGCTGGCAGTGACTGCGTCATCTGGATGACGTACGTCGAGCCAGAAATCCACTCGTGAGGCAATGACGTTGGTTCCGCCAGGTACCGGGTGCAGGCGGCCCACGGTGGCTCGGGCGTTATCCCGTGAACGGGCAATGTGCTGCACCGCTGCAATGCTCCGGGCAGCAGCTACCATTGGGTCCTTGCGGTCGGACATCAGCGTGGTTCCTGCGTGGTTGCCTTGTCCCCGCATGCTCAGCTTCCAGCGCCCGTGGCCAAGGATGGAACCGCCGATGGCCACCGGATGGTCCAGATCGGCCAAGCCAAGTCCCTGCTCCACATGCAACTCAACGAAGACACCAATCTGTCCTAAGAGGCGGCGGTCTGGGCCGATAAATCGTGGGTCAAGTCCGTTTTTGACGGCAACGTCGGCAAAACTATTGCCGTCGGGATCCCTCAGATTCAAAGCCTTGTTCCGATCAATGGCTCCGGTGAGCAGGCGTGAGCCCAAGCAGGCCACACCAAATCGTGAGCCTTCCTCTTCCGGGAACACCACAATGGCCATGGCGCGAGTGCGAACTAAACTCCGTGAGCGCAATAAATCAATAGCAACCAATGCGCTGGCTACGCCCAATGGGCCGTCGAAAGGTCCACCACCGGGAACCGAGTCGAGGTGGCTGCCGGTGACAACGGCATTGGTGCGGATTCCTGTCGGCAGATCCCACCAGGCCCAGAGCGCGCCGTTGCCGTCTTGTTCAACGCTCAGTTGGCGCCTGGTGGCCTGCTCAATGAACCAGGTGCGCAAATCAATTTCGGCGCTGGAATATACCGGACGGGAATAGCCTCCTCGCAACTGGTCTTGACCGGTGCTGGCAATACTTGCCATGAGCTCGGTGACCGTCGTCGTGGGTAGGTCTAGGGGAATATTGAACATGGGATTCTCCGAAAGGTCTTCTGCTCGGGCTGTTAAGCCATGACTTTGGCGTGGGATGCGAGGCGGAAAAGCTCAGGGGTTTCACGCGCCCCAGTGGCAAGATCGGCAGCCAATTCGCCGAGCAACGGGCCGAACTTGGCTCCATGGCCCGAGCAAGGGGAGAGGATGGTGATGCCATCTGCTTCGTCCAAGATGAAATCTTCGGTGGGAGTCGAGCTGAAAATGCAGGTGGTCTCGGCATAGGGGGTGGGATCCAGGCCTGGTAGGTATTTTTTCACGTACTCGACCACGCGTTCGCGATTGGCCGGGTCGATCTGGCCATTTTGCTGGCTGGCCGTATCCATGCGTCGCCCCGCCATGTATTCGGCAACCTTTTGTCCGCGGAAGTTGGCATCACGTCCCCCAGGCAGACCGTAGGACTTGAAGGCAGGATCCTTGTGGATATAGGTGGGCCACGCCAGGCGGGCCTCTGGATCCTGGTCCCGGTAGGAGAAGTGGTAGGCGTTCTCTTGATAAACATTCATCTTTGGAACGCTGTGCACAAAGCCTGTTGGCAGCGGCAGGTTGCCCAGCAATTCCGGCAACCAGCCGCCCGCGGCAACGATGATTTTCGATGCGAAGTAGGTGCGTCCGTCTACCGACGTCAGCTTATATCCGTTAGCGGTGGCTTCGACGGAAGCGACCGGCCATTGGGTTTCTACCTGGGCCCCGTGAGCCTGGGCTTGAGCCACCATTGCCTGTACTGAACGTTCAGCATCAAGCACTCCCGCACCGGGGTGCCAGAGAACTTCGGTGTCAAAGTTGATTCCATTAAAGCGGTTGCGAGCTTCGGTGGCGGAGAGCAGCTCATGCTCTATTCCGGCGTTCGCGAGAACGCCTGCGAGTTGGCGTGGGTTGCGCAAGGGCCCATAGTCCACCGAGCCGCAGGGGTTGATCAGCTGACTGCCACTGGCTTCTTCGAGTTCATCCCAGGCTTTGCGCGCCTGAACAACAAGGTCCGTGTAGAGCTGGTTGGGGTAGGCGTAGCGGAAGATGCGTGCTGAGCCGTGCGAACTGGCATCATCAGCAGCAGGGACCTTGCGCTCCAGCAGAGCTACTTCATGGCCTCGCTGGGCCAACCTCCATGCTGCAGACGAGCCGGCGAGACCTGCTCCGATGACAACGTATTCTGCAGAGGGTGACAGGGTCGGGGTGCTCATGGTTTGCTCCTGATGTGGGCATCTTTGTTGTTCTATCTCTAGTAACCCACGAATATTATTAGCGCGTCCAATACTTTTTACCTAGACATTATTAGTTTCTGTGCAAAGATTGAATGCATGGAACTCCGACACCTCCACTACTTCCTCGTTGTTGCCGAGCATTTGCACTTCGGACGTGCCGCTGAAGAACTTCGCATGTCGCAGCCGCCATTGACGGTCGCGGTGAAAAAGCTGGAGCAAGAGCTGGGCGTGCAACTCTTTGACCGCACGACCCGTAGCGTAATGCTCACGCCCGCGGGGCGAATGTACTTGGAACGGATCAAGCCATTGTTGGCGGACCTGGATAAAGCCAATCAGGAACTCACCGAGGCGGGGCTGGGGCTGCGCGGACGACTCAACGTCGGATTTGTCAGTTCTGCTAGTTATGCCACCATGCCCTCGGCGCTGCGCAGGTTTCGCGAACTGCGGCCAAACGTGGAGCTGGCGCTGCACCCGCTGACTACCGACGAGCAGATTGAAAAGCTGCTGGAAAATAATCTTGATCTCGGAATTCTGCGCGACCCAACGAGAGTGCCAGGAGTTGAGCTGCAAGAGATCCATTCGGAGCCACTGGTGGTGGCGCTTCCGGCAGGCCATCGTTTGAGTGCCAAGGAGCAGATCAAGGCAGAAGATCTTGCTGATGAAGACTTTGTTCTTTTCCCCTACAAGTACATGAGTGGTTTCTATTCCCTGGTGCACTCATTATTCGACGGGTGCACGCCACCTCGGATTGTGGAACGAGCCATTCATCAGGAGACCATTCTTGGGCTTGTTGCTGCCGGGCTGGGCGTATCAATCCTGCCTTCCTCGGTATCGCGTTTCCAAATGCCCGAAGTGTCGTTCCACCCGTTGGCCGGCGAGCCAAAGACCAGACTCTACGCGGGGATGGGTGCCCCGAATCCTGCGGCCCAGGTCTTCCAGCAGTGCTTACTTGAGGCGGAGCTTCAAGCCCGAATTAACTAGACAGATCGGTATAAATTTACTAGCCTCTTAAGCTAGACAGATCAGTCTAGTTTGGAGTTGTCATGTCACCTCGTGTCGCGGTCCGCACGAAGCTGCTGGACGCAGCTGCCCAGCTTTTCTATGCCGAGGGGATATCGGCTACCGGGATCGATGCGGTGGTTGCCAAGGCAGGCGTGGCCAAAATGAGCCTCTACAACAACTTCGAATCAAAAACCGGTTTGGTGATGGCCTATCTGCAGGCCCGTCATCAAGAATGGCTTGATCTCTATCAGGCGCGCCTGGAAAAGGCGAGTGCTGGCGCTGGAGGGGTACTAGCGGTGGTCGATGCATACATTGATCACGCCGAAGCTGGCTATGAACATGGCTTCCGGGGTTGCGGACTGCTCAATGCTGCTGCTGAATTACCAGCGGGGGACCCGGGGCGTACGATCGTTGCGGCTCACAAGCTCCAGGTAGAGCAGCTTCTTGCCAGCCATCTGGAACTACTGACGACGAAAAAACAGGCCGCGCCCTTGGCCGGGCAAATATCTTTCCTGCTTGAAGGCGCGATATCTCGTGCCGGTCTGGAGGGCAACAGCACCCTGCTTTTGCGAGCTCGGGCGATGATTAGCGGCATGGTCGAAGCGCTGTGAACCAGGTGCGCAACCATGGCGCGGGCACAGCGATAGGCCTCTTGCTAGTCGCCTCCATCCTCTGGGGGACTACAGGCACCGTGGCCGCTCAGGCACCCGAGGTATCACCACTTGCCATTGGTGCGGCCTCACTGGGAATCGGCGGACTGTTGCAGTGCCTAGTGGGAGCACGCTCAGTCTGGGGGAGCCGATACTTACTAGCCAAAAACAAGGGCATGGTGTTTTTTGGTGGGGTGAACGTCATGATTTACCCTCTGGCCTTCTACAGCTCAATGTCCCTAGGCGGAGTTGCGCTGGGCACTGTCATCTCCCTGGGGACGGCGCCGCTCTTTTCCGGAATCCTAGAACGCC
This window contains:
- a CDS encoding allantoate amidohydrolase, yielding MFNIPLDLPTTTVTELMASIASTGQDQLRGGYSRPVYSSAEIDLRTWFIEQATRRQLSVEQDGNGALWAWWDLPTGIRTNAVVTGSHLDSVPGGGPFDGPLGVASALVAIDLLRSRSLVRTRAMAIVVFPEEEGSRFGVACLGSRLLTGAIDRNKALNLRDPDGNSFADVAVKNGLDPRFIGPDRRLLGQIGVFVELHVEQGLGLADLDHPVAIGGSILGHGRWKLSMRGQGNHAGTTLMSDRKDPMVAAARSIAAVQHIARSRDNARATVGRLHPVPGGTNVIASRVDFWLDVRHPDDAVTASVVQEIHESARLIAAEEGCTLEFSQESLSPTVSFDAKLSGQLGLALPNAPVLDTGAGHDAGVLAGHVPSAMIFVRNPNGISHSPEEYVEDADAELGAEALADALSALLI
- a CDS encoding FAD-dependent oxidoreductase, whose protein sequence is MSTPTLSPSAEYVVIGAGLAGSSAAWRLAQRGHEVALLERKVPAADDASSHGSARIFRYAYPNQLYTDLVVQARKAWDELEEASGSQLINPCGSVDYGPLRNPRQLAGVLANAGIEHELLSATEARNRFNGINFDTEVLWHPGAGVLDAERSVQAMVAQAQAHGAQVETQWPVASVEATANGYKLTSVDGRTYFASKIIVAAGGWLPELLGNLPLPTGFVHSVPKMNVYQENAYHFSYRDQDPEARLAWPTYIHKDPAFKSYGLPGGRDANFRGQKVAEYMAGRRMDTASQQNGQIDPANRERVVEYVKKYLPGLDPTPYAETTCIFSSTPTEDFILDEADGITILSPCSGHGAKFGPLLGELAADLATGARETPELFRLASHAKVMA
- a CDS encoding LysR substrate-binding domain-containing protein encodes the protein MELRHLHYFLVVAEHLHFGRAAEELRMSQPPLTVAVKKLEQELGVQLFDRTTRSVMLTPAGRMYLERIKPLLADLDKANQELTEAGLGLRGRLNVGFVSSASYATMPSALRRFRELRPNVELALHPLTTDEQIEKLLENNLDLGILRDPTRVPGVELQEIHSEPLVVALPAGHRLSAKEQIKAEDLADEDFVLFPYKYMSGFYSLVHSLFDGCTPPRIVERAIHQETILGLVAAGLGVSILPSSVSRFQMPEVSFHPLAGEPKTRLYAGMGAPNPAAQVFQQCLLEAELQARIN
- a CDS encoding TetR/AcrR family transcriptional regulator; the encoded protein is MSPRVAVRTKLLDAAAQLFYAEGISATGIDAVVAKAGVAKMSLYNNFESKTGLVMAYLQARHQEWLDLYQARLEKASAGAGGVLAVVDAYIDHAEAGYEHGFRGCGLLNAAAELPAGDPGRTIVAAHKLQVEQLLASHLELLTTKKQAAPLAGQISFLLEGAISRAGLEGNSTLLLRARAMISGMVEAL